The Pseudomonas sp. TH06 genome has a window encoding:
- a CDS encoding heme-binding protein, which yields MTVKYLLASLSIGLSASVFAAPELPRHADLDLKTARLLADTAISNCTGTVSVLDRGGNLLITLRGDGVGPHNTAASQRKAYTALSTKTPTRLFAERARSNPETANLNTLDELLLLGGGIPLFAGNELVGAMGLAGSGGGEQDENCAIKAAEKTDLATTRSQ from the coding sequence ATGACCGTCAAATATCTTCTCGCCAGCCTGAGCATTGGCCTGAGCGCCAGCGTTTTCGCGGCGCCAGAACTGCCGCGCCACGCCGACCTCGATCTGAAAACCGCCCGGCTGTTGGCAGACACGGCAATCAGCAATTGCACCGGCACTGTGTCGGTGCTCGACCGGGGCGGCAACCTGCTCATCACCTTGCGTGGCGACGGTGTTGGCCCGCACAACACCGCCGCCAGTCAACGCAAGGCCTACACCGCGTTGTCGACGAAGACCCCGACCCGATTGTTCGCCGAGCGCGCACGCAGCAACCCGGAAACCGCCAACCTCAACACCCTCGACGAATTGCTGTTGCTCGGCGGCGGCATCCCGCTGTTCGCCGGCAACGAGTTGGTCGGCGCCATGGGCCTGGCCGGTTCCGGCGGCGGTGAGCAAGATGAAAACTGTGCGATCAAGGCTGCCGAGAAAACCGATCTTGCCACCACCCGTTCCCAATAA
- a CDS encoding arylsulfatase: MPQRPNFLVILADDLGFSDIGAFGGEIATPHLDALASNGLRLTDFHTAPTCSPTRSMLLTGTDHHIAGIGTMAETLTPELIGKPGYEGYLNDRVVALPELLREAGYQTLMSGKWHLGLTAELAPHARGFERSFSLLPGAANHYGFEPTYDEQTPGLLKSTPALYIEDDTFIDELPKDFYSSDAFGDKLLQYLKERDQTRPFFAYLPFSAPHWPLQAPADIVEKYRGRYDAGPEVLRLERLEKLKALGLIEADVEPHPLIQVTAQWDALSTEQKQISARAMEVYAAMVERMDWNIGRVVDYLRQQGQLDNTFILFMSDNGAEGALLEAFPKFGPELVAYLSQHYDNSLDNIGRANSYVWYGPNWAQVATAPSRLFKAFTTEGGIRVPALLHYPQLSLKGQISDGFGTVMDITPTILDLAGVRHPGKQWHGKPVAPLRGKSWLGFLSGETAQVHDEHTVTGWELFGRRAIRQGSWKAVWIPGPVGPATWQLYDLASDPGEIHDLALSHPDKLSTLIGHWQQYVEETGVILSASPFQPD; this comes from the coding sequence ATGCCACAACGCCCCAACTTTCTGGTGATTCTGGCCGACGATCTCGGTTTCTCCGACATCGGCGCCTTCGGCGGCGAAATCGCCACGCCGCACCTCGATGCACTCGCCAGCAATGGCCTGCGCCTGACCGATTTTCACACCGCACCGACCTGCTCGCCGACCCGCTCGATGCTGCTGACCGGCACCGATCATCACATTGCCGGCATCGGCACCATGGCCGAAACGCTGACGCCGGAGCTGATCGGCAAACCGGGTTACGAGGGGTATCTGAATGACCGCGTCGTGGCTCTCCCCGAGCTGCTGCGCGAGGCCGGTTATCAGACGTTGATGAGCGGCAAATGGCACCTCGGCCTGACCGCCGAACTGGCGCCGCATGCACGGGGTTTCGAGCGCTCGTTTTCGCTGCTGCCAGGCGCGGCCAACCATTACGGCTTCGAACCGACTTACGATGAGCAAACGCCCGGCCTGCTGAAATCCACGCCGGCGCTGTACATCGAAGACGACACGTTCATCGACGAATTGCCCAAGGATTTCTATTCCTCTGATGCTTTCGGCGACAAACTGCTGCAATACCTCAAGGAGCGTGACCAGACCCGGCCGTTCTTCGCTTATCTGCCGTTTTCCGCACCGCACTGGCCGTTGCAGGCACCGGCCGACATCGTCGAAAAATACCGTGGCCGCTACGATGCCGGCCCTGAAGTCTTGCGCCTCGAACGACTGGAAAAACTCAAGGCACTGGGGTTGATCGAAGCGGACGTCGAACCCCATCCGCTGATCCAGGTGACCGCGCAATGGGATGCGCTGAGCACTGAGCAGAAACAGATTTCCGCGCGGGCGATGGAGGTCTACGCGGCGATGGTCGAACGCATGGACTGGAACATCGGCCGGGTCGTCGATTACCTGCGCCAGCAAGGCCAACTCGACAACACCTTCATCCTGTTCATGTCCGACAACGGTGCCGAGGGCGCGCTGCTCGAGGCGTTCCCGAAATTCGGCCCGGAACTGGTGGCGTATCTCAGCCAGCACTACGACAACAGCCTCGACAACATTGGCCGGGCCAACTCCTACGTCTGGTACGGGCCGAACTGGGCGCAGGTGGCGACTGCGCCGTCGCGGCTGTTCAAGGCCTTCACCACCGAGGGCGGAATTCGGGTGCCGGCACTGCTGCACTATCCGCAGCTCTCGCTCAAAGGGCAGATCAGTGATGGTTTCGGCACGGTGATGGACATCACCCCGACCATTCTTGATCTGGCCGGCGTGCGTCATCCGGGCAAGCAGTGGCACGGCAAACCGGTGGCACCGTTGCGTGGTAAATCATGGCTGGGCTTTTTGTCCGGCGAGACGGCGCAAGTGCATGACGAGCACACCGTGACGGGCTGGGAGTTGTTCGGGCGCCGCGCAATTCGCCAGGGCTCGTGGAAAGCGGTGTGGATCCCCGGGCCGGTCGGGCCGGCGACGTGGCAGCTTTATGATCTGGCCAGTGATCCGGGGGAGATCCATGATCTGGCGTTAAGTCACCCGGACAAGCTCAGCACGCTGATCGGGCACTGGCAGCAGTATGTCGAGGAAACCGGGGTGATCCTGAGTGCTTCGCCGTTCCAGCCGGATTGA
- a CDS encoding fatty acid desaturase, which translates to MDRTSASPQRHNATQRSAHIREVVLAKGVELRERFPILKHQDALGAGILAFALAGMIGSAALYITGHMAWWVCLLLNAFFASLTHELEHDLIHSMYFRKQRVPHNLMMGLVWLARPSTINPWIRRHLHLNHHKVSGTETDMEERAITNGEPWGFARLLMVGDNVMSAFIRMLRAKTWAHKFSIIKRTLKVYAPLALVHWGAWYVFLGFHAANGIAYLLGAPIEWSATTLSVMQVIDIAAVVIIGPNVLRTFCLHFISSNMHYYGDVELGNVLQQCQVLNPWWLWPLQAFCFNFGSSHGIHHFVVKEPFYIRQMTVPVAHKVMREMGVRFNDFGTFGRANRFVRRDEVASEEVRTARA; encoded by the coding sequence ATGGACCGTACTTCTGCAAGTCCCCAGCGACACAATGCTACCCAGCGATCGGCACATATTCGCGAAGTGGTACTGGCCAAAGGTGTCGAACTGCGTGAACGCTTTCCGATACTCAAGCATCAGGACGCGCTTGGCGCGGGGATTCTGGCGTTTGCCCTGGCCGGGATGATCGGTTCAGCGGCGCTGTACATTACTGGCCACATGGCCTGGTGGGTATGCCTGCTGCTCAATGCGTTTTTCGCTTCGCTCACCCATGAGCTGGAGCACGATCTGATCCACAGCATGTATTTCCGCAAGCAGCGTGTGCCGCACAACCTGATGATGGGCCTGGTCTGGCTGGCGCGGCCGAGCACGATCAACCCGTGGATCCGCCGCCATCTGCACCTCAATCATCACAAGGTCTCAGGCACCGAGACCGACATGGAAGAACGCGCGATCACCAACGGCGAGCCGTGGGGCTTTGCGCGGCTGCTGATGGTCGGCGACAACGTGATGTCGGCGTTCATCCGCATGCTGCGGGCGAAAACCTGGGCGCACAAGTTCAGCATCATCAAACGCACGCTCAAGGTCTACGCGCCACTGGCGCTGGTGCATTGGGGCGCCTGGTATGTATTTCTCGGTTTCCATGCAGCGAACGGCATCGCCTACTTGCTGGGGGCACCGATTGAATGGTCGGCGACCACGTTGTCGGTGATGCAGGTGATCGATATCGCCGCCGTGGTGATCATCGGCCCGAACGTGTTGCGCACGTTTTGCCTGCACTTCATCAGTTCGAACATGCATTACTACGGGGATGTCGAGCTGGGCAATGTCCTGCAGCAATGCCAGGTGTTGAACCCTTGGTGGTTGTGGCCGTTGCAGGCGTTCTGCTTCAACTTTGGCAGCAGCCACGGGATTCATCATTTTGTGGTGAAGGAGCCGTTTTACATTCGTCAGATGACCGTGCCGGTGGCGCACAAGGTGATGCGTGAGATGGGCGTGCGGTTCAATGATTTCGGCACGTTTGGTCGGGCGAACCGGTTTGTTCGTCGGGATGAAGTGGCGAGTGAAGAGGTGCGTACAGCCCGGGCTTGA
- the uraH gene encoding hydroxyisourate hydrolase, with product MTPLRMTLAALGLSACSSLAFAAGNPLSVHVLNLENGLPSPGIDVTLEKHVGENWQALAQGTTNEQGRIAELFPAKQPFEAGEYRVVFKTGEYFKKIKHDTFFPEIPVIFEVKQTDQHYHIPLLLSPYGFSTYRGS from the coding sequence ATGACCCCATTGCGCATGACCCTTGCCGCGCTCGGCCTGAGCGCTTGCTCAAGCCTGGCTTTCGCCGCAGGAAACCCGTTGAGCGTGCACGTGCTCAATCTGGAAAACGGCCTGCCCTCGCCGGGCATCGACGTGACGCTGGAAAAGCATGTCGGTGAGAACTGGCAAGCACTGGCCCAAGGCACGACCAACGAACAAGGACGCATCGCAGAATTATTCCCGGCCAAACAGCCTTTTGAGGCGGGCGAATACCGGGTGGTGTTCAAGACCGGCGAGTATTTCAAGAAGATCAAGCACGACACGTTCTTCCCGGAAATCCCGGTGATATTCGAGGTCAAGCAGACCGATCAGCATTACCACATCCCGCTGCTGCTCAGTCCATACGGTTTCTCGACCTATCGCGGCTCCTGA
- a CDS encoding Mpo1-like protein: MKSLVDHLSQYAAYHRDPRNIASHFIGIPLIVVAVAVLLSRPEWSSGGLWISPAVVLALASAWFYLRLEVKLGVLMTVLMGLSVWAGHVLAQQSTLVWLSSGLAMFVIGWVIQFVGHHYEGRKPAFVDDLSGLIVGPLFVVAEVAFMLGLRQELKHEIELRSGPVTLREHKAAH; this comes from the coding sequence ATGAAAAGCCTCGTCGATCATCTGAGTCAATACGCTGCCTACCATCGCGACCCGCGCAACATCGCCAGCCACTTTATCGGCATTCCGCTGATTGTGGTGGCGGTCGCGGTTCTGTTGTCGCGGCCGGAATGGTCGTCGGGCGGCTTGTGGATATCCCCTGCCGTGGTGCTGGCGCTGGCCTCGGCATGGTTTTACCTGCGTCTGGAAGTGAAGCTTGGGGTGCTGATGACCGTGCTGATGGGCTTGTCGGTCTGGGCCGGGCATGTCCTGGCGCAGCAGAGCACCCTGGTCTGGCTGAGCAGCGGCCTGGCGATGTTTGTGATCGGTTGGGTGATCCAGTTTGTCGGGCATCACTACGAGGGGCGCAAACCGGCGTTTGTCGATGATCTCAGCGGCTTGATCGTCGGGCCGCTGTTTGTCGTGGCGGAAGTGGCGTTCATGCTCGGTCTGCGCCAGGAATTGAAGCACGAGATTGAACTGCGCTCCGGCCCGGTAACCCTGCGCGAACACAAAGCCGCGCATTGA
- a CDS encoding AraC family transcriptional regulator — protein MKEPTSLASWTRALRKQLDALGLDSTDLCQQAGLDPNLMDDPNARYPLSGTTRLWELAVQSSGDPAIGLRVSRFVSPTTFHALGYALVASGSLREVFERIVRYHPVVSDALELDLSRGDDRYLFRLKIPSGNPAPAFEAIDAFAAIYVRTCRNRLGRDYAPLAVYLRRPEPSDAHQWHKVFRAPVHFAAAEDRLEFALADFDSHLDDANPELAEHNEAVLKRTMAQLKPLTWERKVRDAIEEQLPEGEPSAERIAQALHLSLRSLQRHLADEGCRFDTLLNESRENLALLHLRDPQCSLSEVSYLLGFADTSSFSRAFKRWTGMTPGQFRDQLR, from the coding sequence ATGAAGGAACCGACCTCCCTCGCCAGCTGGACCCGTGCCTTGCGCAAGCAACTCGATGCGCTGGGGCTGGACAGTACTGACCTGTGCCAACAGGCCGGGCTCGACCCGAACTTGATGGACGATCCCAACGCGCGCTATCCGCTGTCCGGCACCACCCGCCTGTGGGAGCTTGCAGTGCAGTCCAGCGGTGATCCGGCCATCGGTCTGCGGGTGTCGCGGTTTGTCAGCCCGACCACGTTTCACGCACTCGGCTATGCCTTGGTGGCGAGTGGCAGCCTGCGCGAAGTGTTCGAACGCATCGTGCGTTATCACCCGGTGGTCAGCGATGCGCTGGAACTGGACCTGAGTCGCGGCGATGACCGCTATCTGTTCCGTCTGAAAATTCCGTCAGGCAATCCCGCTCCCGCCTTCGAAGCCATCGACGCCTTCGCCGCGATCTACGTGCGCACCTGCCGCAATCGCCTCGGCCGCGATTACGCGCCGCTGGCGGTTTACCTGCGCCGCCCGGAACCGAGCGACGCACACCAATGGCACAAAGTCTTCCGCGCCCCCGTGCATTTCGCCGCCGCCGAAGATCGCCTGGAATTCGCCCTCGCCGACTTCGACAGCCACCTCGACGACGCCAATCCGGAACTCGCCGAACACAACGAAGCGGTGCTCAAGCGCACCATGGCTCAGCTCAAACCGCTGACCTGGGAACGCAAGGTGCGCGACGCCATCGAAGAACAACTGCCGGAAGGTGAGCCGAGTGCCGAGCGCATCGCCCAGGCTTTGCACCTGAGCCTGCGCAGCCTGCAACGGCATCTGGCGGATGAAGGTTGTCGCTTCGACACGCTGCTCAACGAAAGCCGCGAGAACCTCGCACTGCTGCACCTGCGTGATCCGCAGTGTTCGCTGAGTGAAGTCAGCTATCTGCTCGGCTTCGCCGACACCAGCAGCTTCAGCCGCGCATTCAAACGCTGGACGGGGATGACACCGGGGCAGTTTCGCGATCAGTTGCGCTGA
- a CDS encoding heavy metal sensor histidine kinase — MRSRSIAWRLALAFALVCALVLSAIGVFLYRSLAAEIAYRDDMALLGRLEQVRALLADSDSLDALQARPRLYQNMLGNLDSLLLVRRADGSSVIGINPRQRDLPTLKAIPREQTPQRRDVLTWQAADGAELALLSGEAQGPNGEPLTVIAGKVLSEREQMLGSYRLRLYLSVGLGALLAFALGLVLLRRGLQPLRQLSEAVRGIDLRSLDQRLPAAGTPAELLEPVQALNGMLARLDDSVQRLSQFSADLAHEIRTPLHTLLASNGQALNHPRSTAEYQEVLASNMEEFERLKRMAENLMFLARAEQAERALNLQTLDLQNVGSELCDYFEALADDRDLRLENHLHGELRADQQLLQRALGNLLANAVRHADLGTSISLRRREEAGLCWLQIHNHGPAIAPEHLGKLFDRFYRVDPARAEPGDSGGLGLAIVQSIMQLHGGQVRVSSDALGTVFELGFSVN, encoded by the coding sequence ATGCGCTCTAGGTCGATCGCCTGGCGCCTGGCGCTGGCGTTTGCATTGGTCTGCGCTTTGGTGCTGAGCGCGATTGGCGTGTTTCTGTACCGCTCGCTCGCCGCCGAAATCGCTTATCGCGACGACATGGCCCTGCTCGGGCGACTGGAGCAGGTGCGCGCCTTGCTCGCCGACAGCGATAGCCTTGATGCGTTGCAGGCGCGGCCACGGCTGTACCAGAACATGCTCGGCAATCTCGACAGCCTGCTGCTGGTGCGCCGCGCCGATGGTTCGAGCGTGATCGGCATCAACCCGCGCCAGCGCGACTTGCCGACACTGAAGGCGATCCCGCGTGAACAAACACCTCAGCGCCGCGATGTGCTGACCTGGCAAGCGGCGGACGGCGCGGAACTGGCGTTGTTGTCCGGTGAAGCGCAGGGGCCGAACGGCGAACCGCTGACCGTGATCGCCGGCAAAGTGCTGAGCGAGCGCGAGCAGATGCTCGGCAGTTATCGCCTGCGCTTGTACCTCTCGGTCGGGCTCGGCGCGTTATTGGCATTTGCGCTGGGGCTGGTGCTGCTGCGCCGAGGTCTGCAACCGCTACGGCAACTGAGCGAAGCCGTGCGCGGCATTGACCTGCGCAGTCTCGACCAGCGTTTGCCCGCCGCCGGCACACCGGCAGAACTGCTCGAACCGGTGCAAGCGCTCAACGGCATGCTGGCGCGTCTGGACGACAGTGTGCAGCGCTTGTCGCAGTTCTCCGCCGACCTCGCCCACGAGATCCGCACGCCGCTGCACACCTTGCTCGCCAGCAACGGTCAGGCGCTGAACCACCCGCGCAGCACGGCGGAATATCAGGAAGTCCTGGCCTCGAACATGGAAGAGTTCGAACGGCTCAAGCGCATGGCGGAAAACCTGATGTTCCTCGCCCGCGCCGAACAGGCCGAACGAGCGCTCAACCTGCAAACGCTGGATCTGCAAAACGTCGGCAGCGAACTGTGCGATTACTTCGAGGCCCTGGCGGATGATCGCGACCTGCGCCTGGAAAACCATCTGCACGGCGAACTCCGCGCCGATCAGCAACTGCTGCAACGCGCCCTCGGCAACTTGCTGGCCAACGCCGTGCGCCACGCTGACCTCGGCACTTCGATCAGCCTGCGGCGCCGCGAAGAAGCGGGCTTGTGCTGGTTGCAGATTCACAACCATGGCCCGGCCATCGCACCCGAGCATCTGGGCAAACTGTTCGACCGCTTCTACCGCGTCGATCCAGCCCGCGCTGAACCCGGGGATTCCGGAGGATTGGGGCTGGCGATCGTGCAGTCGATCATGCAATTGCATGGCGGACAGGTGCGGGTCAGCAGTGATGCTCTCGGCACTGTTTTTGAGTTGGGCTTCTCGGTGAACTGA
- a CDS encoding ABC transporter ATP-binding protein, which translates to MNAPIVSFNHVGKSFDVDGFELEAIREFNLDIAEGEFVAIVGSSGCGKSTLLRLLVGLDTQFRGQISVDGKAVSGIGGERGIVFQEHRLFPWLTVADNIGLGLVNEPLSAADKQQRINDFIDLVGLRDFTRAYPHQLSGGMAQRVAIARGLVASPRILLLDEPFGALDALTRQQMQDELLAIRARAKITTILVTHDVEEAIFLADRVVVMEPRPGRIKQVVDIALPHPRQRSSFDFHQLREELLHELTSDDHYQPSVPVQIRDLPLTFIAC; encoded by the coding sequence ATGAACGCACCGATTGTCAGCTTCAACCACGTAGGCAAATCCTTCGACGTCGACGGTTTCGAACTGGAGGCGATTCGCGAATTCAACCTGGACATCGCCGAGGGCGAATTCGTCGCCATTGTCGGCTCCAGCGGCTGCGGCAAATCGACATTGCTGCGCTTGCTGGTGGGCCTCGATACGCAGTTTCGCGGGCAGATCAGCGTGGATGGCAAAGCCGTCAGCGGGATTGGTGGCGAGCGCGGCATCGTCTTTCAGGAGCACCGCTTGTTCCCATGGCTGACCGTCGCCGACAACATCGGCCTCGGCTTGGTCAACGAGCCGTTGAGCGCCGCTGACAAGCAACAACGCATCAACGACTTCATCGATCTGGTCGGCCTGCGCGACTTCACCCGCGCCTATCCGCATCAGCTCTCCGGCGGCATGGCGCAACGTGTGGCAATCGCTCGCGGCCTGGTCGCCAGCCCACGGATTCTGCTGCTCGACGAGCCTTTCGGTGCACTCGATGCACTGACCCGTCAGCAGATGCAGGACGAGCTGTTAGCGATCCGCGCCCGGGCAAAAATCACCACGATCCTCGTCACCCACGATGTCGAAGAAGCGATTTTTCTGGCCGACCGCGTGGTGGTGATGGAGCCGCGTCCGGGGCGCATCAAGCAAGTGGTCGACATTGCCCTGCCACACCCGCGCCAGCGCAGCAGTTTCGACTTCCATCAGTTGCGTGAAGAGCTGCTGCACGAACTGACCAGTGACGACCATTACCAACCAAGCGTGCCAGTGCAGATCCGCGATCTGCCGCTGACGTTCATTGCCTGCTGA
- a CDS encoding Crp/Fnr family transcriptional regulator: MDKRSRLLTGQWFSHLPASFQDSLLAAARERRLTAGQRLFQRGDPPCGLYAVLDGAVRIGAVSEQGKEALLSLVEAPHWFGEICLFDGQPRTHDAYAVGPCTLLNIPQAPLLKLLDEHPLYWRHLALLMSHKLRLTFINLEQLSLLPAPARLAHRLLMIAEGYGELDPPRRVLQLPQEQLASMLSLSRQTTNQILKDLQGQGIIGLGYGEIEILDATRLRALATI; this comes from the coding sequence ATGGATAAGCGTTCACGGCTGCTGACCGGCCAGTGGTTCAGTCATTTGCCTGCGTCCTTTCAGGATAGTCTGCTGGCGGCGGCCCGGGAGCGGCGGCTGACGGCGGGGCAGCGACTGTTTCAGCGTGGCGATCCGCCGTGCGGTCTGTACGCGGTGCTCGATGGCGCCGTGCGCATCGGCGCGGTGAGCGAGCAGGGCAAGGAAGCGCTGCTGAGCCTGGTCGAGGCGCCGCACTGGTTCGGCGAAATCTGCCTGTTCGACGGTCAGCCGCGCACCCATGACGCCTATGCGGTGGGGCCGTGCACGCTACTGAATATCCCGCAGGCGCCGCTGCTGAAGTTGCTCGACGAGCATCCGCTGTACTGGCGGCACCTGGCGCTGTTGATGAGCCACAAGCTGCGCCTGACGTTTATCAATCTCGAACAACTGAGCCTGCTGCCGGCCCCGGCGCGCCTGGCGCATCGCCTGCTGATGATTGCCGAGGGCTACGGCGAACTGGATCCACCCCGCCGGGTGCTGCAACTGCCGCAGGAACAACTGGCGTCGATGCTGTCGCTGTCACGGCAGACCACCAACCAGATTCTCAAGGACTTGCAGGGGCAAGGGATTATAGGGCTCGGGTATGGCGAGATCGAGATCCTCGACGCCACGCGATTGCGCGCTCTGGCCACCATCTAG
- a CDS encoding heavy metal response regulator transcription factor: protein MRLLVVEDEAKTANFLAKGLGESGFAVDVAVNGLDGRYFIEQQEYDLIILDVMLPGLNGWQLLQLIRQRGATPVLFLTAKDAIEDRVRGLELGADDYLLKPFAFAELLARVRTLLRRGPMREAESYSIADLEIDVLRRRVSRGGQRISLTNKEFALLHLLASRQGEVLSRTLIASQVWNLNFDSDTNMVEVAVRRLRSKVDDPYMPKLIHTVRGVGYQLEAPDDAL, encoded by the coding sequence ATGCGTTTGCTGGTCGTAGAAGATGAAGCCAAAACCGCGAATTTCCTCGCCAAGGGCCTGGGCGAGTCCGGATTCGCTGTCGACGTGGCAGTCAACGGCCTCGATGGGCGCTATTTCATTGAGCAGCAGGAATACGACCTGATCATCCTCGATGTGATGCTGCCGGGGCTCAATGGCTGGCAACTGCTGCAATTGATCCGTCAGCGCGGTGCCACGCCGGTTTTGTTCCTGACGGCCAAGGATGCCATCGAGGACCGCGTGCGCGGCCTCGAACTGGGTGCCGACGACTACTTGCTCAAGCCTTTCGCCTTCGCCGAATTGCTCGCGCGGGTGCGCACGTTGTTGCGGCGCGGGCCGATGCGCGAGGCTGAGTCGTACAGCATTGCCGATCTGGAAATCGATGTGCTGCGCCGCCGCGTCAGTCGTGGCGGCCAGCGTATTTCGCTGACCAACAAAGAGTTCGCCCTGTTACATCTGCTCGCCAGTCGTCAGGGCGAAGTGTTGTCGCGCACGCTGATTGCCTCGCAGGTGTGGAACCTGAATTTCGACAGTGACACCAACATGGTCGAAGTCGCGGTGCGCCGCTTGCGCTCGAAGGTCGATGATCCGTACATGCCAAAACTGATCCACACCGTGCGCGGCGTCGGTTATCAACTGGAAGCGCCGGACGATGCGCTCTAG